From Xiphophorus hellerii strain 12219 chromosome 20, Xiphophorus_hellerii-4.1, whole genome shotgun sequence, the proteins below share one genomic window:
- the LOC116710380 gene encoding odorant receptor 131-2-like, which yields MLSYFLAVFNMNSRYILYIHLVVNDIIMLALMVLLIFLSYVLFTINVSFCIITLMIAIASNLNNPLTLAAMAVECYLAICFPLRHPQICTVKKTYIVISLIWFLSSLAILPDVFVVVATRPAEYFNSKIFCLWTNIFTYPQLETKRDIFNITYLVIVWLTLFYAYFRILFTAQAASANAKKARNTVLLHGFQLLLCMLSYVHSIMIEGIIKFFPGDALIIRFVISLLIQVTPRLISPIVYGIRDKLFRKYLKKYFLPSNKASIDPKKMEKKPT from the exons ATGCTAAGCTACTTCCTGGCA GTTTTCAACATGAACTCTCGTTACATCCTCTACATCCATCTGGTGGTCAATGACATCATCATGTTAGCATTGATGGTCCTCCTCATATTCCTGAGCTATGTCCTGTTCACAATCAATGTATCATTTTGCATTATCACGCTTATGATTGCCATAGCTTCAAATCTAAACAACCCCTTAACGCTTGCTGCCATGGCTGTAGAGTGCTACCTGGCCATATGCTTCCCCCTTCGCCATCCTCAGATCTGTACAGTCAAGAAAACTTACATTGTGATCTCTTTGATATGGTTCCTAAGCTCTCTTGCAATACTGCCAGATGTGTTTGTAGTTGTGGCAACAAGAcctgcagaatattttaattccaAGATTTTCTGCTTGTGgacaaatattttcacttatCCACAGCTTGAAACGAAGAGGGACATATTCAACATTACTTATTTGGTGATTGTTTGGCTCACTCTTTTCTATGCATATTTCAGAATACTTTTCACGGCACAAGCTGCTTCTGCAAACGCTAAGAAAGCGAGGAACACCGTCCTGCTGCACggcttccagctgctgctgtgcatGCTAAGTTATGTTCACAGCATAATGATTGAGGGCATCATAAAGTTTTTCCCAGGAGATGCTCTGATCATTCGCTTTGTGATATCTTTGCTGATTCAAGTCACACCTCGACTCATCAGTCCAATAGTTTATGGAATAAGGGACAAATTGTTCAGAAAGTAcctgaaaaaatactttttacccTCAAATAAGGCAAGCATTGATCcaaaaaagatggaaaagaaGCCAACATAA
- the LOC116711045 gene encoding odorant receptor 131-2-like, which produces MVINDGIQLTVTFTLFILSYIFYKINVSLCCFFVLVAVFTTRNTPVSLAGMAIERYIAICKPLHYSQICTVKRTYAVIGLIWFICVAPDITDLFVTLATEPLSFFQHNSVFCLRESVFKDPILAQKRKAFDIIYFSCVFLILVFTYLKILFAARVLSRADTSAQKARNTILLHGVQLAMCLLSYISPSVEIVLHVIFPGRILEIRFANYLIVYILPRFLSPIIYGARDKKFKKYLRMDVLRCSCKYKGKPVVPLNKDRM; this is translated from the coding sequence ATGGTGATCAATGACGGCATTCAACTTACTGTGACCTTCACACTTTTCATCCTCAGCTACATTTTCTACAAGATCAACGTCTCGCTCTGCTGCTTCTTCGTCCTGGTGGCGGTCTTCACCACCAGAAACACCCCAGTCAGCTTGGCTGGGATGGCCATAGAGCGCTACATTGCCATTTGCAAACCTTTGCATTACTCTCAAATCTGCACAGTGAAGAGGACTTATGCAGTCATCGGATTGATTTGGTTTATATGTGTGGCCCCAGATATAACAGATCTGTTTGTGACTCTGGCAACTGAGCCATTAAGCTTTTTCCAACACAACTCTGTGTTCTGTTTGCGGGAGAGCGTGTTCAAAGATCCTATACTGGCTCAGAAAAGGAAAGCAtttgatattatttatttttcatgcgTTTTTCTTATTCTGGTCTTTACCTATCTGAAGATCCTGTTTGCAGCCAGGGTGCTCTCCAGGGCTGACACGTCAGCCCAGAAAGCCAGGAACACCATCCTCCTTCACGGTGTCCAGCTGGCCATGTGCCTGCTCTCCTACATCTCTCCAAGCGTGGAGATTGTTCTACACGTTATCTTCCCAGGTCGAATTCTAGAAATCAGATTTGCAAACTACCTGATTGTCTATATTCTACCTCGGTTCCTGAGCCCGATAATTTATGGTGCCAGAGACAAGAAGTTCAAGAAGTATCTCAGAATGGACGTGCTGAGATGCAGCTGCAAGTATAAAGGAAAGCCAGTGGTCCCACTGAACAAAGAcagaatgtga
- the LOC116711075 gene encoding odorant receptor 131-2-like, which produces MQLALLLSNSTSTETGVSVDLPKESFSNALAKNIVAVMVWLALSVINSSMVYTFLQHSVFYENSRYIMFICMVVNDALQLTLVTTLYVVSYVFRKIQVSICCLLIMTAVFTTRSTPLILAGMAVERFIAICLPLHYSHMCTPPRTIFLIGVILILTATPPITDLLITIIKEPPKFFHRAIFCDHSFLFSDPSIYYKNCVFDGVYLSFVALTLLYTYCKIMLTAQAASTSLASVRRARNTVLLHGVQLLLCMLTFVVPSLQAALISLFPQLILEIRYVFFLLVYIIPRFMSPVIYGFRDELFRKYWTQYLSWPRQRISGVRPGALKDACI; this is translated from the exons atgcaACTGGCTCTTCTCTTGAGTAACAGCACATCAACAGAGACAGGGGTCAGTGTGGATCTACCTAAAGAGAGTTTCTCCAATGCTTTAGCTAAGAACATTGTTGCCGTTATGGTGTGGCTGGCcctcagtgtcatcaacagcaGCATGGTGTACACCTTTCTACAACACAG TGTCTTTTATGAGAACTCCCGGTACATCATGTTCATCTGCATGGTGGTCAATGATGCTCTGCAGCTTACGCTGGTAACAACTCTCTATGTGGTCAGCTATGTCTTCAGGAAGATCCAAGTCTCCATCTGTTGTCTTCTG ATAATGACGGCAGTCTTCACCACCCGCTCCACCCCTCTCATCTTGGCCGGGATGGCGGTAGAGCGCTTCATCGCCATCTGCTTGCCGCTACACTACAGCCACATGTGCACCCCGCCCCGCACCATCTTCCTCATCGGTgtcatcctcatcctcactgCCACCCCTCCGATCACTGACCTCCTCATCACCATAATCAAGGAGCCTCCAAAGTTCTTCCACAGGGCCATATTTTGTGACCACTCCTTTCTCTTCTCTGATCCTTCCATCTATTACAAGAACTGTGTGTTTGATGGGGTATACCTCTCCTTCGTGGCGCTCACGCTGCTCTACACCTACTGTAAGATCATGCTGACAGCGCAGGCTGCCTCCACCAGCCTGGCGTCAGTGAGGAGAGCCAGGAACACTGTGCTGCTTCATGGAGTGCAG CTGCTGTTGTGCATGTTGACCTTCGTGGTTCCCTCCCTCCAGGCTGCTCTCATCTCCCTGTTCCCCCAGCTCATCCTGGAGATCCGCTACGTTTTTTTCTTGCTCGTCTACATCATCCCTCGCTTCATGAGCCCAGTTATCTATGGGTTCCGAGACGAGCTTTTCAGGAAGTACTGGACCCAGTATTTGTCCTGGCCCAGACAAAGGATCAGTGGGGTCAGACCTGGAGCCTTAAAAGACGCCTGCATATGA
- the LOC116709758 gene encoding potassium voltage-gated channel subfamily S member 2-like, producing the protein MVKESLPSWIHQDSEEGLVHVNVGGLKRSLCSSTLKKFPDTRLGKLLACDSEEDILQVCDDYDVQEKEFYFDRNPGLFPYVLHFYQTGKLHVMEELCVFSFSQEIEYWGINEFFLDTCCSYRYHDRKLERGRHRSWDDESDVSSVDTSVDEISDLNKDMQHFQEVRYGNIKKCLWLTLENPGYSIPSKLFSLLSIGVVLTSIATMCINSIPEYQTFDSDGKLIEDKTTQALEVFCTCWFTFEVVTRLLLAPNRKKFFHHPLNIIDLVSVVPIYITLIFDLTVGSESELGDLGRLIQVFRLMRIFRVLKLARHSTGLRSLGATLRHSYREVGILLLYLGVGVSVFSGIAYTAECEEDVGLDTIPACWWWGTVSMTTVGYGDVVPVTVAGKLAASGCILGGTLVVALPITIIFNKFSHFYRRQKALEASVRNNNNRKKIKVSCENELEEDEESDGDNRCLDDDDIDDIEEDDIDFEDEGGVINYSYVEHLSYPSTMRKQELYQL; encoded by the exons ATGGTGAAGGAGTCTTTGCCCAGTTGGATCCATCAGGACTCTGAAGAGGGTCTTGTCCATGTGAATGTCGGCGGTCTGAAGAGGAGCCTCTGCTCCAGCACACTGAAGAAATTCCCAGACACCAGGTTGGGAAAATTACTGGCGTGTGATTCAGAGGAAGACATACTGCAG GTGTGTGATGACTATGACGTACAGGAGAAAGAGTTTTACTTTGATAGAAATCCAGGTCTGTTCCCTTATGTCCTCCACTTTTATCAGACTGGCAAACTTCATGTGATGGAGGAACTCTGTGTGTTCTCCTTCAG TCAAGAGATAGAGTATTGGGGCATCAATGAGTTCTTCCTGGACACCTGCTGTAGTTATCGTTACCATGATCGCAAGCTGGAGAGAGGTCGACACCGCAGCTGGGATGATGAGAGTGACGTCAGCAGTGTCGACACGTCTGTGGACGAGATTTCTGATTTAAACAA AGACATGCAGCATTTCCAGGAGGTTCGCTACGGGAACATCAAGAAATGTTTGTGGCTTACACTGGAGAACCCGGGGTACTCCATCCCGAGCAAGCTCTTCAGTCTGCTCTCCATTGGAGTGGTGCTCACATCTATTGCCACTATGTGCATTAACAGCATCCCAGAGTATCAG acTTTTGACTCAGATGGAAAGCTGATCGAAGATAAAACTACCCAGGCTCTTGAGGTGTTCTGTACCTGCTGGTTCACCTTTGAG GTTGTGACGCGGCTGCTGCTCGCTCCAAACAGGAAGAAGTTCTTCCATCACCCACTCAACATTATCGACCTGGTGTCAGTGGTTCCCATCTACATCACCCTGATCTTTGACTTGACCGTGGGATCTGAGTCTGAACTGGGAGACCTGGGGCGACTAATACAG GTGTTCAGGTTAATGAGGATCTTTAGAGTATTGAAGTTGGCCCGACACTCCACAGGTCTGCGCTCTCTGGGAGCAACACTACGG CACAGTTACCGTGAAGTGGGAATACTGCTACTATACCTGGGTGTCGGCGTGTCCGTCTTTTCTGGGATTGCTTACACCGCTGAATGTGAAGAG GATGTAGGCTTGGACACAATCCCGgcctgctggtggtggggaACTGTCAGCATGACCACGGTCGGTTACGGAGATGTAGTGCCTGTCACAGTCGCCGGAAAGCTAGCAGCCAGTGGATGCATCCTGGGTGGCACTCTGGTGGTGGCTCTGCCCATCACTATCATCTTCAACAAGTTCTCCCATTTTTACCGCCGGCAGAAAGCTTTGGAGGCGTCGGTGAGGAACAACAACAACCGCAAGAAGATCAAAGTGAGCTGCGAGAATGAGCTGGAAGAGGATGAGGAATCGGACGGGGACAATCGCTGCCTGGACGATGATGATATTGATGACATTGAGGAAGATGACATTGATTTTGAGGATGAAGGAGGGGTGATAAACTACAGCTATGTGGAGCATCTGTCTTACCCATCAACAATGAGAAAGCAGGAGCTGTATCAGCTGTAA